One Streptomyces sp. CG4 genomic window, GGCCTGCGGCAGCACGACCAGGCCGAGCGTCTGACCGAAGCTCATGCCGAGGCTGCGGGCCGCCTCGCCCTGCCCCCTGGGCACGGTGTTGATACCGGAGCGCAGTGCCTCGCAGATGAACGCCGAGGTGTAGCAGCCGAGGGCGAGCACCGCGAACACCTTGAAGGGCAGTACGAGTCCGAACCTCGGCAGTCCGAGCAGCACCGCGAAGAAGAGCAGGGTGAGCGGGGTGTTGCGCAGCACCGTGACCCACACCGTGCCGAAGACGCGCAGCGAGCCGACGGGCGCGACCCGGAAGGACGCCATCACGAAGCCCAGCACGAGGGCCAACAGGCCGGAGTAGAAGGTCAGTTGGACCGTGCCGAGGAAACCTTCCCAGTAGGCCGGGAAGTTGTGTGTCAGTACGTTCATGCCGTCCTCGTCAGCTCGCCGGATAGCGGTCGATCGCGGGCGGATCGGGGGCGGGCACGCCGGACAGGCCGAGCGTCGCCTCGTACGCCTTCTTCCAGTCGCCGTTCTTCTCCCGTGCCTCCAGGGCGTCGTCGAGGGCGAACCGCAGGGCGTTGTCGCCGCGCGGGACTCCGATGCCGTACGGCTCCTCGGAGAAGGGCCTGCCGACGGCCTTGAGTTCGTCGGGCACCTTGGCCGCGTAGCCGATGAGGATGGCGTCGTCGGTGGTGACCGCGTCGACCTGGTAGGTGAGGAGGTTGTCGACGCAGACGGAGTAGGTGTCGTAGGCGACCAGGATCGCCTTCGGGTAATCGGCCTTGATGCGCTGGTACGGCGTCGAACCGGCCGCCGAGCAGACGCGTTTGCCGTCGAGATCCCCGGGTCCGCGGATGCCCTTCTCGTCCTTGCGGACCAGCAGGGACTGACCCGCCAGGTAGTAGGGGCCGGCGAAGCCGACGAGCTTCTTGCGGTTCGCGTTGATGGTGTAGGTGCCGACGTAGTAGTCGATCTGGCCGTTCTGCAGGGCGGTCTCGCGGTTGGCGGAGGCGATGGTGCGAAAGCGGATCGACTGCGGCGGGAAGCCGAGGGAGGCGGACATCATCCTGGCGATCTCGATGTCGAAGCCGGAGTAGGTGCCGGTCGCCGGGTCCTTCTCACCGAGATAGGGCTGGTCCTCCTTGGCGCCGACGACGAAGTATCCGCGCCGCTGCGCCCGCTGCCAGGTGACGGACGCGGGCAGGCGGTAGCCCTGGGCCACCTGGTAGTGCGGGAGCCTGTCGGCCGCCGGGCCCTTGCTCGGCGGGCTGCCCTCCTTGCCGCAGGCGGCGGCGAGCAGCGCGAGGAGGGAGCAGAGGGCGAGCGGCACACGGGTGGTACGGAACATGGGTCGCACTCCCCCGGTCAGTGCTTGAGGATCTTGGAGAGGAAGTCCTTGGCGCGCTCGCTGCGCGGGTGCGTGAAGAACTCCTCCGGGGCGCGGTCCTCGACGATCCGGCCGTCGGCCATGAAGACGACCCGGTTGGCGGAGGCGCGGGCGAAGCCCATCTCATGGGTGACGACGACCATGGTCATGCCGTCGCGGGCGAGCTGCCGCATGACCTCCAGCACCTCGTTGATCATCTCCGGGTCGAGGGCGGAGGTGGGCTCGTCGAAGAGCATCGCCTTGGGTTCCATGGCGAGGGCGCGGGCGATGGCCACCCGCTGCTGCTGGCCGCCGGAGAGCTGGGCGGGGTACTTGTCGGCGTGCGCGAGGAGGCCGACTCGTTCGAGGAGTTCGCGGGAGTGGCGGTCGGCCTCGTCCCTCCTGCGTCTTCGGACCTTGACCTGGGCGAGGGAGACGTTCTGCAGGACCGTCTTGTGGGCGAAGAGGTTGAAGGACTGGAAGACCATGCCGACCTCGGCGCGCAGCCGGGCGAGGGCCCTTCCCTCCTCGGGCAGCGGCTGTCCGTCGAGCGTGATGGTGCCGGACTGGACGGTCTCCAGCCGGTTGATCGTCCTGCACAGGGTGGACTTGCCCGACCCCGACGGGCCGATGACCACGACCACCTCACCCTTGCCGACGGTGAGGTCGATGTCCCTGAGGACGTGCAGTTCTCCGTAGTACTTGTTGACGCCCTGCAGCTCGATCAACGGATCGACGGCCATACGCAGCCCTACCCACTCTCAGCTGTGTCGTGGTTGCCGCAAACTATCCAGACGGTTGCGGAGTTGACGGACGACACGCACTTTTCGGGCATAAGCCGTATTTAAGGCCGTTGGGGGGCGGGGGGATGGGGGTGCGGGGGGGTGCGGGGGGGGTGCGGGGGTAGGGAAGCCGGGGGCAGGATGCCAGGGCCGGGATGCCGGGGGCAAGGAAGCTCGGAGGCCGGGGCCGGGAGGCCCGGGGCCCAGAGGCCGGGGGGCCGGGGGCCCGGGGGGGGGCCGGAAGACCGGGAGACCCGAAGGCCGGGGAGCTGGGGGCCGGGAGACCCTGAGACCCGGGGAGCCGGAAGGCCCGGAGACCCGAAGGCCCGAAGGCCGGGAGACCCGGAGACCGGGGAGCCGGGGGCCGGAAGACCGGGAGACCCGAAGACCGGAAGACCCGGAGACCGGGAGACCCGAAGGCCGGGAGACCCGGAGACCGGGGAGCCGGGGGCCGGGAGACCGGGAGGCCCGAAGGCCCGGAGGCCGGGAGACCGGGAGACCCGGGGCCCGGGGCCCGGGCCCCGGGGCCGGGGGGCAGGGGGCCGGGAAGCCGGGAGGCCCGGGGGCCCGAAGGGCCGGAAGCCGGATGGCGGTGCGCAAGGGCCGGAGGCTGGAGGGTCGGGTCAGGATTCGGCGATCTCCGCGTACAGCTGGGACAGCTCGGGGACGCCGCTCGCGGCCCAGTCCTGTCCGGGGCCCGCGACCTCCACCTCGCGGCCGGAGGCCAGCCGGACGACGGGTTCGCCGTCGGGGCGGATCAGCCAGGCGGCGCCGGGCACCGTGCGCACCACGACCGTGCCCAGGTACAGCCCCGCGTCGTTGCCCAGCCGGGGCAGGGTCTCGGCGTCGTCGCGCCAGCGCGGAACCAGCTGGTCCAGGGCCTCCAGGGAGGCCGGGGTGTCGTCGAGGCGAACGCCCGCCCGGGCCGCCTGCGAGCGGAGCAGTTCGCACTCGGAGAGCAGCGCGGCGACCCCCTCGGGGTCGGCGGGGAGCGCCGCACCACCGTTCTTC contains:
- a CDS encoding amino acid ABC transporter permease → MNVLTHNFPAYWEGFLGTVQLTFYSGLLALVLGFVMASFRVAPVGSLRVFGTVWVTVLRNTPLTLLFFAVLLGLPRFGLVLPFKVFAVLALGCYTSAFICEALRSGINTVPRGQGEAARSLGMSFGQTLGLVVLPQAFRSVIPPVGSTLIALAKNSAIAGAFSVTELLGTYKTLNELGYNIVWTFVWIALGYLIITLTISALFNVLERTWGAAR
- a CDS encoding glutamate ABC transporter substrate-binding protein; the protein is MFRTTRVPLALCSLLALLAAACGKEGSPPSKGPAADRLPHYQVAQGYRLPASVTWQRAQRRGYFVVGAKEDQPYLGEKDPATGTYSGFDIEIARMMSASLGFPPQSIRFRTIASANRETALQNGQIDYYVGTYTINANRKKLVGFAGPYYLAGQSLLVRKDEKGIRGPGDLDGKRVCSAAGSTPYQRIKADYPKAILVAYDTYSVCVDNLLTYQVDAVTTDDAILIGYAAKVPDELKAVGRPFSEEPYGIGVPRGDNALRFALDDALEAREKNGDWKKAYEATLGLSGVPAPDPPAIDRYPAS
- a CDS encoding amino acid ABC transporter ATP-binding protein, translating into MAVDPLIELQGVNKYYGELHVLRDIDLTVGKGEVVVVIGPSGSGKSTLCRTINRLETVQSGTITLDGQPLPEEGRALARLRAEVGMVFQSFNLFAHKTVLQNVSLAQVKVRRRRRDEADRHSRELLERVGLLAHADKYPAQLSGGQQQRVAIARALAMEPKAMLFDEPTSALDPEMINEVLEVMRQLARDGMTMVVVTHEMGFARASANRVVFMADGRIVEDRAPEEFFTHPRSERAKDFLSKILKH
- a CDS encoding DUF6278 family protein; this translates as MNLPFLGHRHKKNGGAALPADPEGVAALLSECELLRSQAARAGVRLDDTPASLEALDQLVPRWRDDAETLPRLGNDAGLYLGTVVVRTVPGAAWLIRPDGEPVVRLASGREVEVAGPGQDWAASGVPELSQLYAEIAES